The genomic interval CTGTTGCTTCCTGATCATGTTGCCATACATTTTGAGACTGGAAAAATGCAACCTGTCTGAAAACAATTCTTATTGGACAACAGCCATAGTCAATACATGTCAATACATATTTTTCCAGCATAAACATCAGTACAATCTctgaaaaaatgtgaatttttaactttttttcttagatGGTTCCTTTGTGATATAATGGGGTAGCTACAGTTTAGTAAAGGATTATAAATTAGGTTATATTTGGATGACCTACTGCTTGTCTTGCTCAAAATTTCTTGCTAATGTGTTGAACGAATCTAAAATACTTTTCTGATAGGCTCCTTTACTTCTCATTCAGCGCCCCTTTCTTGTGGAAGAAACATTTTCAGGTCCCTTGTTGGCTCAGCAAgggacatgaaaaaaaaatactaaaactgcACTTTGCTGGAAGAATAGAACAGACTGCTCCATTATTCTTCAATTATATACATACAAATGGAAATGAAAGACTGCAGTTACATGTTTagtactaaaataaaaaagtatgtGCACAGAAACCCAACATGTATAAATACACTCACTGACCACTTATGAGTTACACCTTGCTAGTACAAGGTTGGAACCCCTCTGCTTTTAGACCTCCCTTAAATCTTTGTGGCATAGAATCAACAAGGTTTTGGAAACATTACTTTAGGATTGTGTGGACCTATGTTGTTGTAGCCCATGTGCTTCAAGGTTGGATGTGTTGTGTGCTCAGTGTTGGTATTCATCAGACCTTTGTTGGAATGAGTGTTTATTTGGGCTACTGTTGCTTTTCTATCATCTCAAATCAGTCTGCCCGTTCTCCTCTGACATCTGACATTACCAGGGCTTTTTGTCcacactggatattttctcttttttggaccattctctttaaACTCTAGAAATGGTTGTGTATACAAATCTTAGTAGCTCAGCTTGTCGGGCAGCAACAACCAtaccacattcaaagtcacttaaatttCCTTTCTTTCCCATTCTGATGCTTGGTTTAAACTTTAGCAAGTATTCTTCATCACATCTACACATCTAAAGGCACTGAGTTGCTGCCAGGTTggttagctttttaaaaaggtatacCTAACAAAGTGGCCGGTGCTGGTATATAACAGCTCAATATTATCACAATGCTAAAGGCTGcaattaaatcttatttttttctgtatatcttaaaaaacaacaacagtatagttgaatttgtttcaaaataaaaaatgaaaaaaaaaaaaaaaacaagtgcagGTATTTGGCAGACAAATTCAGTCTTTATTAGTAAAACCAGATGTCATTTTGTCACAGTATAAGTAGCTTAATGTTTACATTGATGCTGTTTCTGAGAGTGATTTTTCTGGTTTGTAAAAATTGTCACAATTTCTTCATACAAATTGTGTGGCTTACATGACTGAAGTGTAATGTTTcaacaaataatattaattttattacacTTCATCCTGTCAGCTATCTGAGTTTTAAGCACATCTCATCTATTTTAGCTCTTACAATTCCCTGTAATTCCAACAGCAAGATGTCTTCTCTTTGATTTGAAGCAGCGTTTCATCAGTGCAATGTAAGGCCCAGAAGTAAAGGTTAAAGAGAACTTGCTAATTTGATGCATGAGATTAATAATGTAaatttagtaataataatagCCCACATAACAGTACTTTAACCCCCATGTTGCCCAAGTTTTCATATAAATCACACTAAGATGGGAACTAGTTTACTAAGCAGGGttgaaaatattatttgaaaTGGGCCAAGGATTGCTGGGATAGGCTTTTGTACCATACatgaccccccacccccacccaacCAACTTACATAGAGACAAATGTATGTACATATTTAAGCAAATCTCTCTATGtcttaatgtttaaatgttaaatgtgccAACATTTACTACTGGAAATTCATCATCATACAATGAATTAAGCCAGTTTGAAATTAGTGAAATCACCCTGAAATATTTTTCCAGAAATTATCATTCTAAAAGCTGCCCGGTAccaactgtaaaaaaaagcataaataaatggATTCAGCATTGAATTTGTTAGAGTAACCCAGTTCAGTGTTTCAATCACAGGAAGTGGTACTGAATTGTTATTAAAAGGCATAGCAGTCatgcaaagaaagaaaggagtGTAACATATCAGAAAAATTCCCATAACAATGGCCAAAGTTTTTGTAGCCTTCCTCTCCATTTTACTGGCAGTTACTCCAGACTTCTTGGTGTTTTGGATGGTGCGTGCCTGCCTCTGTGCAACAAGGAAAATCTTCATGTAGATACACAGCATTACAAGTGCTGGGAGATAAAATCCACATAAGATGCCTGATAGTTGTACCTCAATAGAGCAGCTCTCTTCACATGTTTCCTGATTTAATCCTGTAATTATTATCAAAATTCCAATGAACACAGAGACACTCCAATTCACCAGAATCATGACCACAACAACACGACTATTCATTTTAGTTGTGTAAGTGAGAGGCTGACACACTGCATAATATCTGTCAATAGCAATACAACTCAGGTTTAGAATAGAACATGTGCTCAGTGATGCATCAAAGATGTCCCGTACTTGACAAATTAAGCCACCATAATGCAGACATGAGCTCAGTGAGAAAGCCATGCTAAAAGGAAATACCAAAACTCCAACAAGAAGGTCAGTCACAGCCAGAGAAAGGATGAGAGAGTTTGTGGGAGTGTGGagctgtgtaaaataaataacagaggTTATTATAAGAAGGTTTCCACATACTGTGACAACAGCCAAAGAAGCAAggaaaatatacaataaaatacatactACAGAGGGTATACTGTTCAGAGCATGAGAAAAACTCAATTCTAATTCATAGCATGGATGTACATAATCaacaactttagttttgttGGCAGTTTCCATTGTTTCAGGATAATACAAACCCAACAATCTCCCTTTTTTCTTAATTAacattggaaaaataaaatgaataataattctACATGTATAACCCTAATATGATGTTACATGTATCTGTCGGAGCATTCATTATGTTATTTGTGTGGCATTGCTGTTTGTCCTCAGTCAGTATTACTGAGCCCACGCCTTTGTACACTCAAATCTTTGGGTTTCTATCTCATTATCATAATTACCTCccccaaggaggttatgttttcggtagtgTCTGTCcatttgtttgcctgtctgttagcaagattacttaaaaattaattaacagattttgatgaaattttcaggaaatgttgggtttgtcacaaaaaatcACTAGTTAAATTTTAGTGGTGATTATGATCTGGACCCTACAActgtgtgtcattaacaggcttctgcagaacatagagctaatttaaccactgaatctgtcaggatttgggtttttggtttccagttggttgtctttttgtttctgttggtgtttattgtttattttattctgttatcttgttagtttggtccgggttctttctgtctttgtctcttgtgtctgtgtttgtttcctgtcaccattcatgcctcctcagtcactcactcatctgtttacctgccatgCCCATCACCACCTGTCCGTGCCTCGG from Kryptolebias marmoratus isolate JLee-2015 linkage group LG19, ASM164957v2, whole genome shotgun sequence carries:
- the LOC108247841 gene encoding trace amine-associated receptor 1-like, which translates into the protein MLIKKKGRLLGLYYPETMETANKTKVVDYVHPCYELELSFSHALNSIPSVVCILLYIFLASLAVVTVCGNLLIITSVIYFTQLHTPTNSLILSLAVTDLLVGVLVFPFSMAFSLSSCLHYGGLICQVRDIFDASLSTCSILNLSCIAIDRYYAVCQPLTYTTKMNSRVVVVMILVNWSVSVFIGILIIITGLNQETCEESCSIEVQLSGILCGFYLPALVMLCIYMKIFLVAQRQARTIQNTKKSGVTASKMERKATKTLAIVMGIFLICYTPFFLCMTAMPFNNNSVPLPVIETLNWVTLTNSMLNPFIYAFFYSWYRAAFRMIISGKIFQGDFTNFKLA